A single Eleginops maclovinus isolate JMC-PN-2008 ecotype Puerto Natales chromosome 5, JC_Emac_rtc_rv5, whole genome shotgun sequence DNA region contains:
- the lcorl gene encoding ligand-dependent nuclear receptor corepressor-like protein isoform X2 yields the protein MANVQCSKCTAERRGFRRELDSWRHKLIHCVGFESILEGIYGPLLLRDLHLFDDCEPDELDDWSPETNCAQCSFCNLPLDKLSSDHVPAATSPLSSPSDYSPCQAPNISESNQSAHRFLQAVFYKKDVPLGCDSKIPLVAQELMKKMIHQFALEYASKCLQHTSTNGATTRTSSPLSQTSDAPLDLTVSRTGNEKESESDPDAVLDLSNRNSACSATSSTSSNRKASGRQRRLKEEYIERSLELSEGLLSKALKDIRSGRLQEQRAALLYGIPLRTLRQGLDGLAEGRLGMLQQLAPGSRDFRDEVTSYNVMSSMLGGEARLVLQKVAAWAERAEIGGAAEENGEFSFPSSSLSFYQPSGLHKTLPNSFPQLRDALQPPPSPTPSQEQPTSLRIPQIRSMADHNRAVPAENGCVAENLHQRTSAMEGTASLSTATARPSSLFKLRPPFLPHGCPGSANQSPHRLGPRGSSLDDSEDGGRDKDKQPRKKRGRYRQYDHDLLEEAITMVMGGRMSVSKAQGVYGVPHSTLEYKVKERTGTLKNPPKKKSANYCSSNSNSSGSGTMTGSTNSGTVASAADAKMF from the exons ATGGCGAACGTGCAGTGCTCCAAATGCACGGCCGAAAGAAGAGGGTTTCGGCGGGAACTTGATTCTTGGCGGCACAAATTGATACACTGCGTTG GGTTTGAAAGCATTCTGGAGGGAATCTATGGCCCACTGCTGCTGAGGGACCTCCATTTATTTGATG ACTGCGAACCTGATGAGTTGGATGACTGGTCCCCAGAAACAAATTGTGCTCAATGTTCCTTCTGCAACCTTCCCCTCGACAAACTCAGCAGT GATCATGTACCTGCAGCCACCTcgcccctctcctccccctctgatTACTCTCCCTGCCAGGCTCCAAACATCTCTGAGAGCAACCAATCAGCACACAGGTTTCTGCAAGCTGTGTTTTACAAGAAAG ATGTGCCCCTGGGCTGCGATTCCAAAATCCCTCTGGTTGCTCAGGAGCTAATGAAGAAGATGATACATCAGTTTGCCTTGGAGTACGCATCCAAGTGCCTACAACACACCAGTACAAATGGTGCTACAACAAGGACCTCATCACCTCTGTCACAAACATCAGATGCCCCTCTGGACCTCACAGTGAGCCGAACTGGAAACGAAAAAGAGAGTGAAAGTGACCCAG ATGCCGTGCTCGACCTCTCCAACAGGAACTCTGCCTGCTCAGCAACTTCGTCAACATCATCTAATAGAAAAGCTTCAGG GAGGCAGCGAAGGCTGAAGGAGGAGTACATTGAGAGGAGCTTGGAGCTGTCTGAGGGGTTGCTGTCCAAGGCCTTGAAGGACATACGTTCAGGGAGGCTGCAGGAACAGCGGGCCGCGTTGCTTTATGGGATTCCCCTTCGCACCCTAAGGCAAGGTCTGGACGGCTTGGCTGAAGGGAGACTGGGGATGCTTCAACAACTCGCACCAGGAAGCAGAGATTTCAGGGATGAAGTGACATCATACAATGTGATGTCATCAATGTTGGGCGGCGAAGCTCGTCTTGTTCTGCAGAAGGTGGCGGCGTGGGCAGAGCGGGCAGAAATTGGAGGAGCGGCAGAGGAGAATGGTGAATTTAGTTTCCcttcatcctccctctccttttaTCAGCCAAGTGGTCTACACAAAACCCTCCCCAACTCTTTTCCCCAGCTCAGGGATGCTCTCCAGCCTCCACCAAGCCCCACTCCCAGTCAGGAGCAACCAACGTCCCTGCGTATTCCTCAGATCCGCTCGATGGCTGACCATAACAGGGCGGTCCCAGCTGAGAATGGCTGCGTGGCTGAAAATCTGCATCAACGTACCTCTGCAATGGAGGGTACTGCCAGTTTATCGACAGCTACTGCTagaccctcctctctcttcaaACTCAGACCTCCTTTCTTACCACATGGCTGTCCAGGCAGTGCCAACCAGTCACCTCATCGACTGGGACCACGCGGGTCCTCACTGGATGATTCAGAAGACGGTGGAAGGGATAAAGACAAGCAACCAAGAAAAAAGCGCGGAAGATATCGCCAGTACGACCACGATCTGTTGGAGGAGGCCATCACTATGGTGATGGGAGGTCGCATGAGCGTGTCGAAGGCCCAGGGAGTTTACGGGGTGCCCCATAGCACACTGGAATACAAAGTTAAAGAGCGCACTGGTACTCTGAAGAACCCACCCAAGAAGAAATCTGCCAACTATTGTTCATCCAATTCTAACTCGTCTGGTTCTGGAACCATGACGGGTTCCACTAACTCAGGGACTGTTGCCTCAGCTGCTGACGCAAAGATGTTCTAG